From a region of the Acomys russatus chromosome 4, mAcoRus1.1, whole genome shotgun sequence genome:
- the LOC127188524 gene encoding 60S ribosomal protein L7a-like, with translation MFEKRRKNFGIGQDIQPQRYLTRFVQWPRYIRLQWQRAILYKGLKVPPASNQLTQALDRQTATQLLKLGHKYRSETKQEKKLRLLARAEKKAAGKGGVPTKRPPVLQAGVSTVTTLVENKKAPLVVIAHDVDPIELMVFLSALCGKMGVPYRILKGKARLGRLVHRKARTTVAFTQVNLEDKGALLSTLGR, from the coding sequence ATGTTTGAGAAAAGGCGCAAGAACTTTGGCATCGGGCAGGATATTCAGCCCCAAAGATATCTCACTCGCTTTGTTCAATGGCCCCGCTATATCAGGCTGCAGTGGCAAAGGGCCATCCTCTATAAGGgtctcaaagtccctcctgccAGTAACCAGCTCACCCAAGCCCTGGACCGGCAAACAGCTACCCAGTTGCTTAAGCTTGGCCACAAGTACAGGTCAGAGACAAAGCAGGAAAAGAAGCTAAGGCTACTGGCgcgtgctgagaagaaagctgctgggaaAGGGGGTGTCCCAACTAAGAGACCACCAGTCCTTCAAGCAGGGGTCAGTACAGTCACCACCTTGGTGGAGAACAAGAAGGCTCCGCTGGTGGTGATTGCCCATGACGTGGACCCCATTGAGCTGATGGTCTTCCTATCTGCCCTGTGTGGAAAGATGGGGGTCCCCTACCGCATCCtcaagggaaaggccaggctggggcggCTGGTCCACAGGAAGGCTCGCACCACTGTTGCCTTCACACAGGTTAACTTGGAAGACAAGGGTGCTCTACTAAGCACACTGGGGAGGTAA